In the Archocentrus centrarchus isolate MPI-CPG fArcCen1 chromosome 19, fArcCen1, whole genome shotgun sequence genome, CCACTGCTTCTGACATTTGCAGACACAGTGAAGAGACTGAAATTGTATCTGGTTCCATCAGTCAGGTTTAAGACTGTGTATGTGACATTTCCTGCAGAAGCAGTAACCTTGATCTTTCTGCCATTAAACTCAAGTGTATATGTGTTAATGTTGGAGACTTTTGTCCACTGCAGGGTTATGCTGGTCTCATTTTGCGTCGTCACAATCACATTCTGAACATTTTCTGGAGCTGAAAGAGGTCAGAGGACAAAAAGGTGGTTTgaggttgttttgtttgtttgtttttaaaaactctaaTTTTTTGACATGACAGTGTGGTAAAAGCATAATTTGTAAggttcattcatttcatttaaaaaataaaaaacaaatttaaaaagtcagaAGAATTGAAGCATAGGTAATAACAGAGTTACACTGCTTTCATTCCTTTGTACCACCATGCCTTTTGTTACATCATCATTAGCTGAGAAGCATTAAGGGTGATTTTCACCTTTTACTACATTGAAATCCTTGAATAACATTCGTTCCAGTTTCACCGAGCGCCAACTAAAGTCAAAGAATTGTGTTTCATTCTTACGGGATTTAGTTGTTGTAGGCGACAGTGACGTGCTGCTTTGTGTTGTAGATGTTAGTAGAATAGTTTTTTGTGTTGCGgttgtttctctttgtgtcaCGGTTGCTGTATTTGTTGCAGCGGAGTCAGTTATACCCTAAAAGcagaaagagtgagcacagagaAAACTGCCAGATGTAAAAAGCACACATTGCCATTAAATACCCAGTTAAAATAATGCTAAACAATCTCACAGAACAACATAATTGCTGCTTTTAAGAAGCTTCATAAGAACAAAAACTTCCACTAACGACAAAAAAAGATGTCCAGGATAAATAAGTCAATGTCAAATAATTTTTGGCGTTTTGTACGTCAACTTCCACCGACTACAGCAACACGTAAAACACATTAATCACAGAGCTGACAAAATGTTTCAGTAAGTAAAAGGTTCActttcactgaaaacacaaatcatATTCATTAAAGCTACAGGTACAGACTCACAGTTACAGAAAATATCTAACACATTTCTCCCCTAATATACTATTTAAAATTCCATATCTGATTAATTCAGTAAAGACTATACAATGTAAGAAGTGTTTGAGATATTGCCGTATTTAGTTTTAACATTATTTCCTCCTTCATGCGCTTTTTGTTGTCAGAACAAACAAGAATAGATCGGTGTTACTGAGAAATACTAAAATCATATTTCACAATCAGGAAAAGTCCAGAATATTTACGCTGTGCAACACTTCTTTGTGGTTCCTGTTTTATGTACAAACCAGTATTTCATTAAACATGTCTCTAATGTTTAAACTACATTACATACATGCAGATCATGAATTGAGGTTTCACTGTGGTTTGAACTGAAAGGTTTCCTTTTGTCGAGGGTAACCTACTGAGCTTCAATATCTGATCACCATCAAAGTGAAAGGTAAAGAAAGACTTACCCAAAGTAGACTCAGGAAGACACAAAGCAGCAAGTGGTCCgagataaaagataaaaatgtcaTGGTTTTAAGAACTCTTAACTGGCACACATTCTTTGAACTTGTTCGATTCCTTCGTTTTCCCAATATAACCTTGAAACTCCTATTTTCAGCACCTCTGCCGGTGTGTtgacaaaaacaacatgtaaaCTTGGTCAAGAATTTTTCCAAGCCTGAGCTGTTAGAGTCCAAAATCAACTTTAATACCGAAGTGTTGACTTTTAATTATCTCAACGACATCCTCCTCTTGTAACCTCTGGTCCCTTTTCATATTGGCAACTGACTAAGTAAATAGCTGCTTCTCCTTTCTGGCCTTGTACAACTACAAAGACCTTTGCCCCGCCTGTTACTTCCTTATTAACGGTCATACTGTGCTGCTAGTCAAAGGTACATCAATCAAATGAATTTGACCTGTTCCACATGTTTATTAGAGGTAATTGCTTTATATCTGCTATATATCAGTTCGTGCTTGTGATTGCTTGTGTATCTTTATGATGGGTGGATAAATGATGAGAACTTTGTCATTATGATCACAAACAAAGCTGTCAACTGCGACTTTGAATGAAAtaaagtgtgttttgttttttacggCTTAAGTAAAATCACTGTCTAGGTTCCTCTGCTGAAAGGCTTTCACAGCAGAGTAGATCTCCTTCTTGTTTCTTTGCAGCGTCTCAGTAAGTTGTGCTATTTATAACTCCCTTGTGGTTGATCTCTATAAGGAACTGTGAACAGAAACTATTACCCACAGACTGTTAACTGAGCATAAAGTCACAACAGTATGGTGCCATATTTTAAGTGGCACAATAAAAATGCTGATACATCCAAGAAAAATGCCGTTCACTGGGTGTGTACTGTGGAAACATGGTGAGGAAGTTAGGATTCATAAACCACTGGTTTTCCTCATCTGTTAATATGGTATCATCACAATTTTGAGCAGAACAACTTTAATGAGCTTCCATGTTTATTCACCATCAAAGTGCTCTTTTTAAAGAAGTCGATTCATTGACTAGTCATAGAGAAATAACAGTATTTTATGATAAGGGAACTGTCTGCATAATAACTGGCATGTTTTTAAGACTtgcaaaagtctttaaaaatatGGGCCCATATTTAGCACGGCACTCGATTTTGTGAGGCTTTATTTTTACAAACGTTCAAATTCAAAAGCTGTCCCATAACATCTGTGGTGTCACTGTTATTTGCCACAGTTGGAGCCAGTCTCTGCTGTTACAACAGTCTTCAGTGGCAATAAATGTGTCACCTGAATATGCTATTGTGACGAGCTTCATTGACTCTACTTCTCATATCTTTCAGTTAATAACTGTATACAATGGGTGTAACCTGCAAGCTCTGTGTGTCAACTCATATGCATTGGTTTCCCTTTCACTACAGGACCTCCTAAATGTAAATCTACTGATACTTGAACAGCATTCTTTCAAATCATACTCccctcatttggtgtttttatcACAGTAGTGGAGAGTGTGGTCCAACACATCAGTGAAAATCTCCCATCTCTCTCAGATCCCCTCACTGTAGGGCTCAAAGGTTCTTTTAATTTAACCTTCTATATATGCACTGTTCACAAGCTGGAACAACTCAGCAGGAAGTATTTAAACTGCCAATCTTCTTTGTTCAAATCACGTTATAAAGAGAATAGGGAAATATATTCAAACGACATCCTTTGTTCCAGTTAATGGAAGTGACAGCAACCgtggtaaaataataaatatttagcTCAACCACAAAGGCTTTCATGAGAACTTTATCTAGAGTTTATGtactagttaaaaaaaatgaaatgcaattttccatttttaaatctttgctttAAAATTTCTCAGAATTATGACTGAATGCAgcaaaggcctggatgacctataatttcctgcttctaaattcagataaaattgaaGTTCTAAtgcttggccccacaaatcttagaaatgtGGTGTCGAACCAGATActtggatggcattactttggcctccagtaacactgttaGAAACCTTGAAGTCAtgtttgaccaggatatgtccttcagtgcacatattaaacaaatacttagaactgcttttttttgcatttgcacaatatttctaaaattagaaacatcctgtctctgctgaaaagctaattcatgcatttattatttctaggctggactattgtaattcattattatcaggctgtcctaaaagctccctgaaaagccttcagctgatccaaaatgctgcagctagagtactgacagggactagaaagagagagcagatttctcccatattggcttctcttcattggctccttcATTGGCTccatcgttggctgccctctcccctccctgatggacatctacatctcccgctgcatcagcagagccaggaacatcatcaaggacagctcacaccctggctttgacctgtttgacctgctgccctctggcaggcgctacagatgcatcaaagccagaacaaacagactcaagaacagtttcttcgccagagcaatcaccaccctgaactctcacactcacccactctaactgtgcaacacccacatctctatgcaatattagattattcatactgaacaatatccaacattcctatattgtgtaatatccagtattcattcactagtgcaatattcatcatcttcattattatatgtatacacttatttacttttcttacaatgtacagatgcaccaatgtatgtatatatttttatacattctattttctgtatattttatacattgttattttctgtatatttcttgattatactagattataatatttttatttttattttagagagtttgattttctgttgcatggcactgaacaggagtggccctccaatctcattgtacatcctgtataatgacaataaaggcattctattctattctattctattgttaaatctagaatagaatttaaaatccttctcctcacagaGAAGAGAGATGGGTCCTCTATTCATAAACTGGTTTGCAATGTGaaagaatggagaaaaaaaaatagctgtaacATATACCgagaaaagggaaaagagaaaaaaaaaaaaaaaaagagtaaagacGAGTGTACAACAGAGATGTGttgaaaaaatgtgtttaaaaaaatcccCCTTTGTTCTCTCGCTCGTTCTCTCTGTTCAGTTTGGTCTTAAAGCCACTGCAGGTATCACTCCAGACCACAAGGGTGGCGCTGCGCTTCAGTTTACCTCTGCCGTAAAGAagcgaagaagaagaaacaggagcTACTTGTTTGTGGCGTAAACAATCAGATTTGGTCACTTTCTAACTGTTTCACTGCTCACAGTGGGTAATAGCGACCTGGCACTAGCCTGCAGTAAATTTGCCAAATTGTATCAGTAGTTTGGCGCTTCTGACTGTATGTTAAGAAATATTAAGTTGCTGCTGGGCAGCTAAACCGTCCGCTAACAAAGCGTCCTAACCGCGTTAGAGGGTATTTCTTGTGTAATTGCTTTTGAAAAGTGGTGTTAACCGAGCTACAGCCATTATAAAGTGTGCTAACGTAACAGCCACCTGAATCCAATCAATTGCGGTCACACGGCGACAGTGGGGCAGGCGTTTCTCTGAGCTGTTAACTATCAGCTGCGTAAAGTTGGCTGATAAATACGTGCACAGCTCAAACACGCTCATTTCAGACGGAGACGAGACGTGTTTGTTTGAGCCTGAGGAAGAAACGGTAGGAGATACTTATGTTCTGATTTTATTACGAAATTGAAGTCTTTCTGTTGAGGCTGAGTTgggatttatttttgtgtttttagacatgcagactgcGGTGAAACAAAACCTTCACGCAGAGAGTGAAGCAGACGTCAACAAACTCATCAACCTGAAGTTACATGCATCCTACACCTACCTTGCCCTGGTATGATTCCTGTAATTGTAAAAGTAATGCCTAGCAGTATTGTACCAGTGACTTCTACATATATAGGTATACAGAGAGATGgagatttttctgtgtgtgtacacagtAATTCCTCTTTACTAATTtccttgtttcttttgtttaggGGATGTATTTTGATAGGGATGACCTTGCATTGCCAAACTTCTCCAGTTTTTTCCTTGAGCGCTCAGAAAAGGAGAGGGAACAGGCTGAGAAGCTGTTGGAGTATCAGAACATGAGAGGAGGCCTAATTTTGCTTCAGACCATCTCTGTATGTCCCAGATGTTAGTGATGGCTTTTTGCAGTTATTTCTTAGTACTTTTTGGATCAACAGTGTATCaactttttgttttagaaaccaACCAAAGAAGACTGGAAAGGTGGTCTGGATGCAATGGCCTTTTCCCTGGAATACCAGAAAACCTTAAATGCACGTATCCTTGATGTGCATCGCAGAGCTGGCAATCATACCGACCCCCATGTATGTCTGACTTTATCAGATACATGTGCTACTAGttaacactttgttttttttgggggggaggggttGTGCACTTCATTGTTAAGTATATTGTGTGGAAGATTCAAGCagtgtttaattattttaccTTTTACTCACCATTTACTTGTCTAACTTCTTTTGTAGCTCTGTGACTTTCTTGAGCAGCACTTCCTCATCGACAGCCATGATACCATCAAGAAGCTGGGCGATTACATTGGCAGTCTGAcccgcatcactgcagctgagACCCACGGCACTATGGGAGAATACCTGTTTGACAGGCACACTCTGTAAAGGTCCTGGCAGCACAGTGACACACGGCCCTCATTTCTAAATATCCATAGACACACAAGGCAATAATCCACACTGTGCATTCTTTTCCATTAAGAAACCCTTACAGAATTGTTATTCAACAGCAAAATATCCAATTGCACTAGACCAACTGGAACTGGAACCTCCGTTTTTTtctaaaaagagagaaatccaAATATGCTGGAAAAATGTTCTCATAAATGTGGTGCTAAACACTGATTTTCCTAAGCTGTCATGTAGCTTGTAATGAGTAGCTAGTTCACGTGGATTCCTTTTTATCCTGTCACATGTTCGTTTTTTGTACGTTTCAACCTCCAGTGCAGTCTTACAAAAATGATAAATTCTTGACCAACCCAAATGGATACTtgaaacatttaataaaacCTTATTGTGCTGACAACACCCTTGTTGGTCTCTCTTTAAAATTAGGTTAACATGTTAAACTGTTATTTGCAGAAGTTCAGACAGGTAGTTATCCGATTCGTCATGCTGTCTGAGCACATTATCTGTCATGTCTGGGCCTATAGAGCACAAGATAACAGTGGGAGCATGCTTACTCACTGTTGGGTGGCGTTAACGTTGGGCTGCTGGAGAGCTTGTGGTTAATGCTTTCCATGCTGCTTCTCAGTTAATTATCTGTCAGCAAAGATAAGACTCAGTTGAAGTGTGTCAGAGTGCGTCCCACACAGGCGTAAGTGTGTTCATGTTAATTTCATTCTAGTGGTCAGGCGTAAAACATCAGCAAAGTGTGCAAACCACAAGGTTTtgcacagtgttttgttttttttccaccaggACTGATGTAACTTTAAGTGCAGTTTAATTTACTACAGCACAGAATGCACTTATTAATGGAATGACCAGTTCTGTTAAACTGCCCTaactacaggggttggacaatgaaactgaaacagtttaatttattagtatagtgtagggcctccttttgcggccaatacagcgtcaattcgtcttgggaatgacatatacaagtcctgcacagtggtcagagggattttaagccattcttcttgcagggtagtggccaggtcacgacgtgatgctggtggaggaaaacgtttcctgactcgctcctccaaaacaccccaaagtggctcaataatatttagatctggtgactgtgcaggccatgggagatgttcaacttcactttgtcaggGGCGCAGCGAAGGAGAACCCAATTGCAGACACAGACGGAGGCAAGACTATAGTGGGTTATGCAATTTATTATCACCAGGAACACCATAAACAAGGAGATGGCTCTCAGAGATTCCCTTAACACTGAACTTGAACTCTTAAACTGTGGGAAGGGGTGCAACCACCGAGGGGTCGGTCTAGATGGAGGGAGAGATACGTTAGGGACTGTAGTTAGCATAACATAAATGGACATGGGGGGTAGCAGAGGAGTAGGCTTACGTGGGGAGCAATATGACAGAGTCCTGAGGGGAGGCAGATGGCTGGAGCGGTGTGCTGTTTTCttcaggagggcaggcaggcagactaGGGGACGAGATGACTTCTGTAGAGAAACAATAAACAACACTGCCCGGTTAAGCACAGAGCGTCCAGTACCAAAGCTCGGGCACAAAAAACACGCGAGAGTCCACACGAAAACTGTTGCTGTTAGAGGATGACGAAGACGTTTTACCCCAAGGATTAGCAGACACTCTGGCAAGGACAGGAGACCAGAGCAGATCCTTAAATAGTGCCCCGATGAAagaattcacaacaggtgtgcAGAGCCTCCGCACGGCAGCCTCCAGCCCCGcccaaaagaggaggagaaaacagcCTGCCAACCCCCTGAAatgaaagaacaaacaaaaaaaaacacagccacaGCACACCGATCCATgacactttcatgttcatcaaaccaatctttcaccagtcttgctgtgtgtattggtgcattgtcatcctgatacatggcaccgccttcaggatacaatgtttgaaccattggatgcacatggtcctccagaatggttcggtagtccttggcagtgactcgcccatctagcacaagtattgggccaagggaatgccacgatacggcagcccaaaccatcactgatccacccccatgcttcactctgggtgTAGCTTCCAGCTGAAGAAAACGTAAGCCTGAACTGATGGTCTCTGTCCTTTATTCGTCAGCTTATATTACATACAGACCAACGTAAgagctgaatgaatgaagaaTAAACAACAAAGGCATAGTACATTAAACTATTAgcaacaaaatgtaacaaatatcgTATGACAAACTGAAACAATTGACACATATGATGCATATAATTTTACCTTGTTGCCATCTCTCAGCTGAAGCTAAACTCCTTGTTTACTCTCCCGATTTCTCCTTACTTTGTTTGCCTCTCCTGTCAATCCTTTAGCTTACACTGCTGTTTGCTACGCCTTTCATTACCTTTCGACATCACATGTGAAGAGTTCtttccttttcaaaataaaacatccgtCTTTACAGGAAACGACTGAACAGCTAGAATAACAAATACATATTGCAAACCTTATAACGTTTAAGACATTATGCACTGGGGTCAtttacactcccaccaaatTATTTAGTGTTTGTACACAACTTCTCAAACACAAATGATTTCCTCATGAGAACAACCATTTTCATAACACTACATACACTGTAGACATTCTTTGACTTAGGAACTTTCCAGTATGAGAACCAGCTTGTGAACAGGACGTTCCACAACAGACATTTTGTTTATGCGCTTACCTCTTTTGTTTAGATATCTATCACCTACTACCATTTTGACTTTCCTTACGAGTCCATCCCTATCTGATACAGTCTCTGACACTCTTCCAAGTCTCCATGAAGATCTTGACTGCATTTCCTTAGTGTCCATCACTATGTCACCCACTTGAAGGTTTCTCTTGGGTGCATGCCATCGCTGTCTGATCATGATGTTGTGGAGATACTCTTTTCTCCAACGGCTCCAAAACTGTTCTGCCAAGTACTGCACTTGGCGCCATCGTTTTCTTCCATACAAGTCCTCTCTGACAAATTTGCCAGGAGGAGGTAATGCAACATTCGCTTTCATGGTGATGAGATGGTTAGGGGTTAGTGGTTCCAAGCTATTTGGATCATTCAGATTGTCTGTTGTAAGAGGACGACTGTTTACGATTGTCATAGCTTCATACAATAGAGTCCTTAGAGAAGCATCATTGAGCCTACCAGGAGTGAGTGAAAGCGTGGAGTTGAGAACACTTTTTACAGTCCTTATCTGTCGCTCCCATACTCCACCAGCATGACTAGCATGAGGTGCATTAAAGGCAAAATCACATTGGTATTCTGCAAGGAAGGTTACCACTCTCTTAGTGTCGACTTCCTGTAGAGCtgcattcagttcatttttggcACCTACAAAATTGGTTCCCTGGTCACACTTAATTTGTCTGACTGAGCCTCGCAGTGCAATAAAGCAACGCAGACCGTTGATGAGAGCATCAGTTGACATATCGTCTAGCATCTCAATGTGGATGGCACGAGAGCTGAAGCATGTAAAGAGCACTCCGTATCTTTTTTGTTCCTTACGTCCCTGTTTAGTCGTGAATGGGCCAAAACAATCCATGCCACAATAGCTGAAGGGTGGCGAGGGCTCTACCCGTTCTCTAGGAAGATCACTCATTCTCTGTCCTTCCACAGGTCTCCTCAGTTTCCGACAGATCACACACTGGCGAATGTAGAGTGAAACAGCTTGACTCATTTTTGGGATCCAATAGCCATTGGCCCGAATTTCATTGATAGTAAAGCCTCTGCCCTGGTGTTTGATCCTTTCATGATGGTGAGCTATTATCAGCTTTGTGACGTGATGCTCTCTGGGGATGATTGTTGGATGCTTAAATGAACTAGGAAGGGCTGACCACCGCAGTCTTCCTCCCACCTTGAGCACGTCATCTCTGTCCAAAAAGACATCGAGATGGTATAGCTTATTGCTTCTTGGTAAAGGATTTCCTTTGCTTAGTGTCATCATTTCTTCCTGGTATGCTTGTCTTTGTAGGTCTCTAATGATCACAAGTTCTGCATCTTGTCGCTCACTTACAGTGGAGTGTGCATCTGATTTGTCCTTTAGGAGTCGTCGTCTGAGACGTGCCACCGCGCTAACAGCATGAGACCAGGATGAAAATCTTACCAGGCGATTAGCAAGACTCCAACACTCCATACCCTTTGTTTGCAACGTTTGAGCTTTCTTAACTTCTGGGTCTCCGATTGGGAGTTCCATGCTTTCCTTTGCTGGAGGGTATATTACCCTTTCCCACAGGAACTTGGGACCCATGAGCCATCTGGATGATAGCAGTTCCTTTATTGTTGTTCCCCTGGATGCATTGTCTGCAGGGTTTTCACTGGTGGGGACATAAAACCACTGCTGCGGACTTGTGCTATTGCGTATCTTTTGCACCCTGTTTGCAACAAAGGTGTGAAAACGCCTTGCTTCGTTGTTTATGTATCCTAAAACAACTTTAGAGTCTGTCCAGAAGAACTCTTCCACATTGTCATAAGTCAGCTCTTCTCTGAACAGGTTACTCACTGTGACtgagacagctgctgctgtcaattCCAGCCTTGGGATGGTGGTGATCTTTGAAGGAGACACACGAGATTTTCCCATGATGAAGGCACAATGAGCATCTCCCTTCTCATTCAAAAATCTCAGGTAGGAGCACTGCCCATACCCAGTGGTGCTTGcatctgaaaaatgatgcagttcCCTTTTCACCACCTGCCCAAAGTTTTCAGGCATGTAACATCTGGCTATCCTTACTTTCTCCAGATTGACAAGGTCCATCCTCCATTGCTCCCACTGTGGTTTCAAATGTTGGGGTAGTGGGTCATCCCATCCTGTGCCTTGACGGCACATCTCTtgcaaaattatttttccaCTGAGAAGATAGGGGGCGATAAATCCTAGTGGGTCATATATGGATGCTACAGTGGATAATATCCCACGCCGTGTAGCAGGTTGGTCCTTCTGTGCAATGCTGAATGTGAAGCAGTCCTTTTTTATGCACCAGTGAATACCTAATgctctctctgtttgtgtttcactaAAGGCAAGATCCTTTGTTCTTACATTTGTTGCTCGTTCCGATGCTGGTAAGCTGTTTAAGACAGAACTGTCGTTTGACGCAAACTTGTGAAGCCTGAGTCCACCTTTAGCACACAGTTCACGTGCCTCCTGTGCCAGCTGCATGCCCTCGTCCACTGTCTGCACACTCGTGACTCCATCATCTACATAAAAGTCTCTGGCTATGAACTGAGAACCTAGTGGATACACAAGGCTGTTCTCTTTGGCTAGGTGTTTTAGCCCATAGTTTGCACATCCTGGGGAGGATGCAGCACCAAAGAGATGTACTGTCATCCTGTATTCTTGTGGCTGTGCGCTTAGGTCTCCATTTTTCCACCACAAAAAGCGGAGGTAGTTGCGATCACTATTTTGGACCTGAAATTGATGGTACATTTTCTCTATGTCACACGTTAATGCTGTTTGATACTGTCTGAAGCGTAAAAGGACACCAGTTAGATTATTTAGCATGTCTGGTCCGGACAGAAGGTGCTCATTAAGACTGGTTCCTTTATACTTAGCTGAGCAGTCAAACACGACACGCaagttttcaggtttctttgGGTGATAAATACCATGGTGTGGTATGTACCACTTTTCACCAGAAAGTCCATCATCCTGCACTTCTTCTGCCTCACCTCTCTTGATGATGTCATTCATGTACTTGACGTAATCAATCTTGTATTTTTCATCTCGGGAGAATTTCCTTTTGAGGTGGTTGAGTCGGATCTCTGCGAGTTGTCTGTTGTCAGGCATGTATGGTCTTTCCTTAAAGGGTAATGGCATTTCATAATGCCCCGTCTCATTTTTTCTTATGGCGTCTCTGAGTTTGTCAAGGAAAATGAGTTCTGCTTGAGACACTGTTTTAtcatttccattgacttccctGAAATCACTTTCTAATGCACGTATTGCATCCAAGGGAGTCATAGGAGGGATCTCCTTTAAGGCAACACGATGGCAGAGGCTGTTCATCATGTCTGTCTCAAAGTGCGGAGCTAGACCACCAACTATGCTCCACCCCAAATCTGTTTGAACAGCATAGGGCTCATTTTCTTTGCCGAGTATCACTTGTCTGGGTGCCAGTGCTCTGGGGCAGTTGTAGCCTATCAGGAGTCCTACTTCACAACTGAGGAGTGGTGGGATTTTGTCTATGATTGGTGATAGGTGACTCCAGCGTTTGACCGTTTCCTGGGTTGGTATGTGTTCACGATTGGCAGGTATATGATCCTTTGTGTATGCAGGGGGCAGTTGAATGTGCGTTGCAGAGCTGTAGCCTCTCACACGGATGCCAGCCACCCTTTCACTGTTTATAATTACGTTTTCTCCCATCATAGTGGTtagtttcagtttcactggACTTGCACCCACTTGAAGCTCATGACACAGTTCTTGATCAATGAAAGCAGTGTCGCTTTGAGTGTCTAATAAGGCATAGACAAGTTTTTCGTTATATGGGTTTGCATTAGATGACACCCACACTGGCACAATCATTGAAGTACTGGCAGTCTGTCCATCTCTAGCAACATTGAGTGACACAGCAGTGGTTATCTCTGATATATTGCTTTGTGATGCATTTTCTACACTCACGTGCCTTTCTCCCTTTGTGTCTTTGATGTAACCGTTATCATGAAGGCAGGTAGGGTGCCTTTTCAAACAAGTGTCACATGTGAGGCGGCGTCGACAGTCCCTTGCACTGTGGCCTTGCTTCAAACAGCCATAACACAGCTTATTGTCCTTCACATGTGTCCTTTTCTCTGCTAGTGACCGTTTCATAAAGTGTGGACACTTGTGGAGTGGATGTGAGTTTTGGCACAGTGTGCATGGTGAGCCCCAGTTGGATCTGGTTAGTGTCTCGTCGCAGTGTTCATGTGTTTTGGTGTTAAAGACACTTgccttgtttctttttgtgtccTTCAGGTTCCCTCTATCACTGCGTGACTCGGATGAATGGAGAGCAGAGATGGACGTGACTGGGTTGCAGGCAATTTCTGCTTCCAGCAACAGAAATGCAGCAAAGTCACTGAGACTGGGAAACTCTTTGCCTTCCATTAAGGCCTTTGTAACATGGCGGTTCCATCTGGCAGCTGCCCAGTCAGGAAGTTTTTGTGtcagtttttgattttcctCACAGTCGTTCAGTATTTCCAAACCTTTTACATGAGGCATGGCTAGCAGGCAGGCATTTACAAAGTCGGCAAAGTTCCTTAATCCCTCAGGATCTTTGGATTGTAACTTTGGCCAGTTGGATAGCTTCTCTCTAAATGCTCTTTGAATAACAAATGCCTGACCATATCGTTGATTAAGTTTTTTCCAGGCATCTTGGTAAGCTTCTTCATCATTTCTAAAGAAGGTGCCTTCCAGGCACTTGCGAGCGGGGCCAGTGACATATTTTTTCAAGTAATAAAGTTTATCAGCAGTAGAAATACCCTTTTGGTCTATCAGTGACATAAAGGAGGTTTTCCATTCAAT is a window encoding:
- the LOC115798020 gene encoding ferritin, middle subunit; this encodes MQTAVKQNLHAESEADVNKLINLKLHASYTYLALGMYFDRDDLALPNFSSFFLERSEKEREQAEKLLEYQNMRGGLILLQTISKPTKEDWKGGLDAMAFSLEYQKTLNARILDVHRRAGNHTDPHLCDFLEQHFLIDSHDTIKKLGDYIGSLTRITAAETHGTMGEYLFDRHTL
- the LOC115797857 gene encoding uncharacterized protein LOC115797857 gives rise to the protein MMNSLCHRVALKEIPPMTPLDAIRALESDFREVNGNDKTVSQAELIFLDKLRDAIRKNETGHYEMPLPFKERPYMPDNRQLAEIRLNHLKRKFSRDEKYKIDYVKYMNDIIKRGEAEEVQDDGLSGEKWYIPHHGIYHPKKPENLRVVFDCSAKYKGTSLNEHLLSGPDMLNNLTGVLLRFRQYQTALTCDIEKMYHQFQVQNSDRNYLRFLWWKNGDLSAQPQEYRMTVHLFGAASSPGCANYGLKHLAKENSLVYPLGSQFIARDFYVDDGVTSVQTVDEGMQLAQEARELCAKGGLRLHKFASNDSSVLNSLPASERATNVRTKDLAFSETQTERALGIHWCIKKDCFTFSIAQKDQPATRRGILSTVASIYDPLGFIAPYLLSGKIILQEMCRQGTGWDDPLPQHLKPQWEQWRMDLVNLEKVRIARCYMPENFGQVVKRELHHFSDASTTGYGQCSYLRFLNEKGDAHCAFIMGKSRVSPSKITTIPRLELTAAAVSVTVSNLFREELTYDNVEEFFWTDSKVVLGYINNEARRFHTFVANRVQKIRNSTSPQQWFYVPTSENPADNASRGTTIKELLSSRWLMGPKFLWERVIYPPAKESMELPIGDPEVKKAQTLQTKGMECWSLANRLVRFSSWSHAVSAVARLRRRLLKDKSDAHSTVSERQDAELVIIRDLQRQAYQEEMMTLSKGNPLPRSNKLYHLDVFLDRDDVLKVGGRLRWSALPSSFKHPTIIPREHHVTKLIIAHHHERIKHQGRGFTINEIRANGYWIPKMSQAVSLYIRQCVICRKLRRPVEGQRMSDLPRERVEPSPPFSYCGMDCFGPFTTKQGRKEQKRYGVLFTCFSSRAIHIEMLDDMSTDALINGLRCFIALRGSVRQIKCDQGTNFVGAKNELNAALQEVDTKRVVTFLAEYQCDFAFNAPHASHAGGVWERQIRTVKSVLNSTLSLTPGRLNDASLRTLLYEAMTIVNSRPLTTDNLNDPNSLEPLTPNHLITMKANVALPPPGKFVREDLYGRKRWRQVQYLAEQFWSRWRKEYLHNIMIRQRWHAPKRNLQVGDIVMDTKEMQSRSSWRLGRVSETVSDRDGLVRKVKMVVGDRYLNKRGKRINKMSVVERPVHKLVLILESS